The genomic segment CTGACGACCATCTTGCGCGCCAAAGCGGCCACCACGATGTTCGTCCCCTTGCGCATTTTCAAGGCCACCGCCCAACGATGGGAAGGGCCTTGGCCGTAGCGCAGGATGCTCTGGGCACCTTGGATCAGCAGGGCGCGGACATCCCCGCGGCCGAGACCCGTGAGCGGTCCCGTGCCGCCACTGATTCCGCTGCGAGACACCCGCGGGTTCAGCCCGAAGAACGCCACCAGCTTTTTGGGCGTTGCGAAGCGTCCGACGTTTCCGATGAACGCGGCCAAGGCAAACGCCACTTTTTCGCGGACGCCCATCAGCCGGACCATCCGGAGCAGGGCGGGGTCTGTGGCGACTTCTTCGGCGATCCGGACGCGGAAGCGCTTGCGGCGGGCTTCCGCCTTCTGGAAAGCTTCGACCATTTCAGCCAGCAGCCACCGTTGCGTCCCGGTCCAGGCGTGCAACGCCAGCAGCTTGTCCAGCGCCGTGGGAGCCGCCAGTCGCAGGCCTCGGGGGCGTTTCACGCACTGCTGGTTCAAGAAGGCCCAGGTCCGGTTGCGCTCGCGGACGCTGTCGCCCACGGCGTTGCGGTGGCCGAAGAACACTTCCCGGCGTTCGGCGGCCTTGGGATCCGGGCGCCAGACCGCGTGGGCCAAGCCGCTGAGATAGACCCGGGCAATCTTGATCGCGTCGATCTTGTCGGTGGCGCAGTAGGCCTTGCCGACTTTCCCGACCGCCTGGCTTTCCAGAACGACCGGGCACAGGCCGATTTTCGCCAGCCGTTCGGCCACGGCGAAGCTGTTGCCGCTGGCTTCCGGCACGACCACGTCACCCGGCCGTGTCCGCTTCCCGAGGATGACCTCCAGCCGGCGCAGGTCCGCCCGATCGACGCACCATTCCATTTCGGCTTGGAGCGCATCCGCCCCGGCCAGCGCCGCGGCGGTGAACAGGTACGGATGCGCATCCAGGCCGATCACTCTTTTGACTTGTTCTCGTTCGTTCATTCTTGTTTGCTCCAACACTGGAACAGGCGGGAGCAAGCGGCCACGTTGCATACAGGCATACGGGGTGTTGAGCCCCACGTGGGTGATGTCCGCCGGCCCTCAG from the Deltaproteobacteria bacterium genome contains:
- a CDS encoding IS110 family transposase, with the translated sequence MQRGRLLPPVPVLEQTRMNEREQVKRVIGLDAHPYLFTAAALAGADALQAEMEWCVDRADLRRLEVILGKRTRPGDVVVPEASGNSFAVAERLAKIGLCPVVLESQAVGKVGKAYCATDKIDAIKIARVYLSGLAHAVWRPDPKAAERREVFFGHRNAVGDSVRERNRTWAFLNQQCVKRPRGLRLAAPTALDKLLALHAWTGTQRWLLAEMVEAFQKAEARRKRFRVRIAEEVATDPALLRMVRLMGVREKVAFALAAFIGNVGRFATPKKLVAFFGLNPRVSRSGISGGTGPLTGLGRGDVRALLIQGAQSILRYGQGPSHRWAVALKMRKGTNIVVAALARKMVVSIWYLLKGLVAPMDESTPHILVKMHKIAAEIGQGRLRELGYANAHQFVDDKIGIVMGTA